A genomic window from Purpureocillium takamizusanense chromosome 2, complete sequence includes:
- a CDS encoding uncharacterized protein (EggNog:ENOG503P78T~SECRETED:SignalP(1-17~SECRETED:cutsite=VLA-TP~SECRETED:prob=0.6714)) — translation MKALALVAASFLPLVLATPLTTTARINGTCAPAYSPMTYSLIVSAWCICLDESECIRREGHIWDKTDDYSPCPGLPSNYKGCSYFTHCPGRDWSTSCTFTDRCVGNLTIIDDPNNKICPGGDDFQCCQYPQELFTNETAAVEFPFAEDSDSADDEPLQLNLLPE, via the exons ATGAAGGCCCTTGCCCTCGTTGCTGCTTCTTTTctccccctcgtcctcgcaacccccctcaccaccaccgcgagAATCAATGGCACCTGCGCCCCCGCCTATAGCCCCATGACGTATTCGTTGATTGTCAGTGCGTGGTGCATCTGCCTCGACGAGAGTGAATGCatccgccgcgagggccaCATCTGGGACAAGACCGATGATTACTCGCCATGCCCCGGCCTCCCAAGCAACTACAAGGGCTGCAGCTATTTCACACATTGCCCTGGCCGAGATTGGAGCACCTCGTGCACCTTCACGGACCGCTGCGTCGGCAATCTGACCATCATAGACG ATCCAAACAACAAGATCTGCCCCGGAGGAGATGACTTTCAGTGCTGTCAGTACCCTCAGGAACTCTTCACGAATGAGACCGCGGCGGTGGAGTTCCCATTTGCTGAGGATTCTGATTCTGCTGATGACGA ACCCCTCCAACTGAATCTGCTCCCAGAGTGA